The genome window CTATCAGAAGAACCCGACCGCGCAGGGCAAGCTCGTGCGCGCCGTCGTGGGCGGCATCTTCGACGTCGCGGTCGACATCCGCAAGGGCTCGCCGACGTTCGGGCGCTGGGTTTCGGCGGAACTCACCGCCGAGAACCGCCGCATGCTCTGGGTCCCGCCGGGCTTCGCGCACGGCATCTGCACGATCACGGACGTCGCCGAGATCATGTACAAGGTCACGGCCGAATACAACGCGGCCGACGACCGCGGCATCCGCTGGAACGACCCGACGCTCGGCATCCGCTGGCCGACGGCGACGCCCCACCTCTCCAAGAAGGACGCCGAAGCGCCCCTCCTCGACGCCGCCGAGAACAACTTCGCCTGGGAGGGACCGAAGTGAGCGCCGCGAAGCCGAAGGGCCACGTGCTCGTCACGGGCGGCGCCGGCTACATCGGCACCACGCTCACGGACCTCCTCCTCGCGCGCGGCTACGAAGTGACCGTCGTCGACCGATTCTTCTTCGGCGATACCCTCGCGGATCTCCGGGCGAATCCGAACCTCCATCTCGTCCGCGAGGACACCCGCAGCGTCCCGCCCTCCGTGCTCAAGGGCGTCGACGCGGTCATGGACCTCGCGGCGCTCTCGAACGACCCCGCGGGCGAGCTCGACCCCCAGAAGACGCTGGACATCAATCACGCGGCCCGGGCGCGCATGTGCAAGATGGCGAAGGCCGCGGGCGTCGGGCGCTACCTCCTCGCGTCGAGCTGCAGCATCTACGGGTTCCAGGACGAGGTCGTGGACGAGACGAGCCCCATCAACCCGCTCACGACGTACGCCGAGGCGAACGGCCTCGCGGAGCAGTCGAACCTCCCGCAGGCGAGCGAGAAGTTCACCGTCACGGCGCTCAGGCAGTCCACGGTCTACGGCCTGAGCCGTCGCATGCGCTTCGACCTCGCGATCAACGGCATGACGCTCGCCCTCCACAAGCAGGGGAGCGTCAAGATCATGCGCGACGGGACGCAGTGGCGCCCCATGGTGCACGTGCGCGACACGAGCCGCGCGTTCATCGCCGTCCTCGAGGCGCCGAAGGACAAGGTCAACGGAGAGATCTTCAACGTCGGCTCCTGGGACCAGAATCTCCAGATCCGCCCCCTCGCCGAGCGCCTCAGCACGGCCGTCGGGATCCCGTTCAAGGAGGAGTGGTACGGCGACCCCGACCACCGCTCCTACCGCGTAAGCTTCGAGAAGATCGAGAAGCGGATCGGGTACAAGACGCAGGTCACGCCCGAGGACGGCGCGC of Candidatus Thermoplasmatota archaeon contains these proteins:
- a CDS encoding SDR family oxidoreductase is translated as MSAAKPKGHVLVTGGAGYIGTTLTDLLLARGYEVTVVDRFFFGDTLADLRANPNLHLVREDTRSVPPSVLKGVDAVMDLAALSNDPAGELDPQKTLDINHAARARMCKMAKAAGVGRYLLASSCSIYGFQDEVVDETSPINPLTTYAEANGLAEQSNLPQASEKFTVTALRQSTVYGLSRRMRFDLAINGMTLALHKQGSVKIMRDGTQWRPMVHVRDTSRAFIAVLEAPKDKVNGEIFNVGSWDQNLQIRPLAERLSTAVGIPFKEEWYGDPDHRSYRVSFEKIEKRIGYKTQVTPEDGAREIFEHLQKGTLTDGPTTNTLGWYKTLVQWGERMREVAPHGVVL
- the rfbC gene encoding dTDP-4-dehydrorhamnose 3,5-epimerase encodes the protein MPFDFKRFDDLPDVILIEPRAFADDRGWFMETYKRSEFVKHGIPTDFVQDNHSRSTAKGTIRGLHYQKNPTAQGKLVRAVVGGIFDVAVDIRKGSPTFGRWVSAELTAENRRMLWVPPGFAHGICTITDVAEIMYKVTAEYNAADDRGIRWNDPTLGIRWPTATPHLSKKDAEAPLLDAAENNFAWEGPK